In Saprospiraceae bacterium, one DNA window encodes the following:
- a CDS encoding Crp/Fnr family transcriptional regulator produces the protein MDKFTDILQQAKLTDEDIDALQKIIVPINVKTNKTLINYGDKCTSIYFILKGGFAMQLLKEDGTEKTINFFLDSFQPFMTIPQSYFQETKSTFKLLAVKNSNILAFSKIDLLQTIENSAAIKDFYQSQIILALLSELDFRTKLLTYSPKRMYELLISDYQEVIKNVSSRHIANFIGISPEWLSNLKRTL, from the coding sequence ATGGACAAATTCACAGATATACTACAACAAGCTAAACTAACTGACGAAGACATTGATGCTTTGCAAAAAATCATTGTACCAATAAATGTGAAGACTAACAAAACATTGATAAATTACGGCGATAAGTGCACATCTATTTATTTCATATTAAAAGGCGGATTTGCTATGCAACTTCTAAAAGAAGATGGCACAGAAAAAACAATCAATTTCTTCTTAGATAGTTTTCAGCCATTTATGACAATTCCACAAAGTTATTTTCAAGAAACAAAAAGTACCTTCAAATTATTGGCAGTCAAAAATTCCAACATTTTAGCATTTTCAAAAATAGATTTACTACAAACCATAGAGAATAGTGCTGCAATCAAAGACTTTTATCAATCCCAAATCATTTTGGCATTACTAAGTGAATTGGATTTTAGGACGAAACTCTTAACCTACTCACCAAAAAGAATGTATGAACTGCTGATTTCTGATTATCAGGAAGTAATTAAAAATGTTTCATCACGACATATCGCAAATTTTATAGGTATTTCACCCGAATGGTTGAGTAATCTAAAAAGAACTCTTTAA
- a CDS encoding DoxX family protein, which yields MSKSKLLDKGMKGLIHLDERQIKVAGFLELLGAIGLVLPSLLNIYPALSAVSALCLSLTMIVAGQINYKLKLSIVPNLVIFIICVLIAYWELK from the coding sequence TTGTCAAAATCTAAATTACTGGACAAGGGAATGAAAGGTTTAATTCATCTTGACGAAAGACAAATTAAAGTAGCAGGCTTTTTAGAACTTTTGGGCGCAATTGGATTAGTTCTTCCATCATTACTTAATATTTATCCAGCTCTATCAGCAGTTTCGGCTTTATGCTTAAGTTTGACCATGATAGTAGCGGGACAAATAAATTATAAGTTAAAACTCTCAATCGTACCGAACTTAGTAATTTTTATAATCTGCGTTTTAATAGCGTATTGGGAATTGAAATAA
- the fucP gene encoding L-fucose:H+ symporter permease: protein MSQRNKYLIPFILITSLFFMWGIANNLNGILIPHLRKALQLTNLQSTLVDTAVYLAYFLMAIPAGIILKRFGYKKGIIMGLLIFAAGALLFIPAANMQTYSIFLGGLFILGCGLTLLETAANPYATRLGDPEDATFRINFAQSFNGLAVFIAPIIGTLFILSGKEYTPDQLAAMPELEKMAYLTSEAQSVKMPYMILGGFLIVLALIFYIMDLPEIGSEEPKSDKAKSGVFDTLKYNHVRWAVIAQFFYVGAQVCVTSFFIRMAISGGGVDEKTAGWYLSAYGLLFMIGRFVGSGFVKFIRPAKLLSLYSFICILLSLVAIYADGKFVVLALGGLGFFMSIMFPTIFSLGIEGLKEETKPASSLIVMAIIGGAIFPVIMGGIIDSMGDNIQIGYIVPFLCFFVVWYFGWKGHRVFNNPVES from the coding sequence ATGTCACAACGCAACAAATACCTGATCCCGTTTATCCTGATTACCAGTCTCTTTTTTATGTGGGGTATTGCCAATAATCTGAACGGCATTCTGATACCACATTTGCGCAAAGCCCTGCAACTCACCAATCTTCAGTCCACGCTGGTGGATACGGCGGTATATCTGGCTTATTTTCTGATGGCTATTCCGGCAGGAATTATTTTGAAGAGATTTGGTTATAAAAAAGGAATAATTATGGGTCTGTTGATTTTTGCGGCGGGAGCATTGTTATTCATTCCCGCTGCCAATATGCAGACATATAGTATTTTTTTAGGAGGTCTGTTTATACTTGGATGTGGACTTACACTGTTGGAGACAGCGGCCAATCCTTATGCGACTAGACTTGGCGATCCTGAAGATGCTACCTTCCGGATCAATTTCGCTCAATCATTCAATGGACTTGCTGTATTTATAGCTCCTATCATTGGTACATTGTTTATACTTTCCGGCAAAGAATATACGCCTGATCAATTGGCTGCCATGCCAGAGTTGGAAAAAATGGCCTACCTGACATCCGAAGCCCAATCTGTCAAAATGCCATATATGATCTTAGGTGGTTTTCTGATTGTTTTGGCATTAATATTTTATATCATGGATTTGCCTGAAATAGGAAGTGAAGAACCAAAGTCGGATAAAGCCAAGAGTGGAGTATTTGATACACTGAAATATAATCATGTACGGTGGGCAGTGATAGCTCAGTTTTTTTATGTAGGTGCACAGGTGTGTGTGACGAGCTTTTTCATAAGGATGGCTATCAGCGGTGGTGGTGTGGACGAAAAAACAGCCGGATGGTATCTCAGTGCGTATGGACTATTATTTATGATAGGAAGATTTGTGGGCTCAGGTTTTGTCAAATTCATTAGGCCTGCAAAACTATTGAGTTTATACTCTTTCATTTGTATTTTGCTGAGCTTAGTGGCCATATATGCGGATGGAAAATTTGTCGTACTGGCATTGGGTGGGCTTGGATTTTTTATGTCTATCATGTTTCCGACGATATTCTCACTCGGTATCGAGGGCTTGAAAGAAGAAACCAAACCCGCTTCTTCATTGATTGTCATGGCGATCATTGGCGGAGCTATATTTCCTGTCATCATGGGCGGTATTATTGACAGCATGGGTGATAACATCCAGATAGGATATATCGTGCCGTTCTTATGCTTTTTTGTGGTGTGGTATTTCGGCTGGAAGGGTCATAGAGTCTTCAATAATCCGGTAGAATCCTGA